One segment of Lytechinus pictus isolate F3 Inbred chromosome 13, Lp3.0, whole genome shotgun sequence DNA contains the following:
- the LOC135156360 gene encoding zinc finger protein 260-like isoform X1 — protein sequence MNYFSRAAASAGLPRPSEEVGYLIYCPTMEELEDTCMKELDPENDFEKDDKLHLQTIIARSRVKADEFATMRQSMTSIAGELHLEGASSSHQGHHEANRVLRAEGCINAVRSSSSPQHLSSDILNQNSSHLGDSTKVSTSSSSQQLGSNIVHHSSSSQHEGSINGVRPSSSPQHLSRNIVNHLNSSHFGDSTKVSTSSYSSNIVHHSSSSQHGCSINGVRPSSSLQHLSRNIVNHLNSSHFGDSTKVSTSSYSSNIVHHSSSSQHEGSINGVRSSSSFQHLSSIVNHLNSSHLGDSTKVSPSSSSQQLGSNIVNHSSSSQHGGSINGVRPSSSLQHLSSIVNHLNSSHLGDSTKVSTSSSTQQLGSNIVNHSNSSQNGGINTFSPSSSPQHLRSDLVNHSSSSEDSKGTVVDQSRQVNPMCTQISVCTARTSHHLGLSVEDLTDCSCNTCAILNVNEALRARKRSIEGAMENVRKCSFCNKEFKYRVHLERHLRTHTGEKPFKCSLCDKTFGQKESLKSHFVTHTGDKLHKCGICEKRFPQATGLHYHMKVHNGERHHECPVCKKKFIDRRGVKRHMITHTGEKPVECSICQKRFTQRNALTTHMRHHTGERPFECSVCQKRFMAKVHLTSHMRSHTGEKPFKCSVCDKHFPHPGSVSVHMRTHTGERPYECKVCKKRFTQSCTLSRHLKTHQNEEEETKSD from the exons ATGAACTACTTTAGCAGAGCGGCGGCCTCGGCTGGGCTACCCCGACCATCCGAAGAAGTCGGCTACTTGATCTACTGTCCAACTATGGAAGAATTGGAAGACACTTGTATGAAGGAATTGGACCCTGAAAACGACTTCGAGAAAGATGATAAACTTCACTTGCAGACTATCATTGCACGATCAAGAGTTAAAG CAGATGAATTTGCAACCATGAGACAGAGCATGACATCGATAGCAGGGGAGTTACACTTGGAAGGGGCATCATCCAGCCACCAAGGTCACCATGAAGCAAACCGTGTTTTAAGAGCAGAGGGTTGTATTAACGCGGTCCGTTCATCAAGTTCACCTCAACATCTGAGTAGTGACATATTGAATCAAAACTCGTCACATCTTGGGGATAGTACCAAGGTCAGTACATCAAGTTCATCCCAACAGCTAGGTAGTAACATCGTGCATCATTCAAGCTCGTCTCAGCATGAAGGTAGTATCAACGGGGTCCGTCCATCAAGTTCGCCTCAACATCTGAGTAGAAACATAGTGAATCATTTAAATTCGTCACATTTTGGGGATAGTACCAAGGTCAGTACATCAAGTTACTCGAGTAACATCGTGCATCATTCAAGCTCGTCTCAGCATGGATGTAGTATCAACGGGGTCCGTCCATCAAGTTCGCTTCAACATCTGAGTAGAAACATAGTGAATCATTTAAATTCGTCACATTTTGGGGATAGTACCAAGGTCAGTACATCAAGTTACTCGAGTAACATCGTGCATCATTCAAGCTCGTCTCAGCATGAAGGTAGTATCAACGGGGTCCGTTCATCAAGTTCGTTTCAACATCTGAGTAGTATAGTGAATCATTTAAACTCGTCACATCTCGGGGATAGTACCAAGGTCAGTCCATCAAGTTCCTCTCAACAACTAGGTAGTAACATCGTGAATCATTCAAGCTCGTCTCAGCATGGAGGTAGTATCAACGGGGTCCGTCCATCAAGTTCGCTTCAACATCTGAGTAGTATAGTGAATCATTTAAACTCGTCACATCTTGGGGATAGTACCAAGGTCAGTACATCAAGTTCAACCCAACAACTAGGTAGTAACATCGTGAATCATTCAAACTCGTCTCAAAATGGAGGTATTAACACGTTCAGTCCATCAAGTTCACCTCAACATCTAAGAAGTGACTTGGTGAATCATTCAAGCTCGTCTGAAGACAGTAAGGGAACAGTGGTTGATCAATCACGTCAAGTTAATCCTATGTGTACCCAGATCAGTGTGTGTACCGCCCGGACGTCCCATCACCTAGGACTGTCGGTAGAAGATTTAACCGATTGTTCTTGCAATACGTGTGCGATTCTGAATGTAAACGAAGCTCTCCGTGCTCGTAAAAGATCAATTGAGGGTGCGATGGAGAATGTTCGGAAGTGTTCCTTTTGCAACAAGGAATTCAAATACCGTGTTCACCTTGAGCGCCACTTACGAACCCACACCGGGGAGAAACCTTTCAAATGTTCACTCTGCGATAAGACGTTCGGGCAGAAGGAGAGTCTTAAGAGTCATTTCGTAACGCACACGGGAGACAAATTGCACAAGTGTGGCATTTGTGAGAAGCGGTTCCCACAGGCGACAGGTCTTCATTACCACATGAAAGTTCACAATGGAGAGCGCCACCACGAGTGTCCTGTCTGCAAGAAGAAGTTCATTGACAGAAGAGGAGTCAAAAGACACATGATAACGCACACTGGGGAGAAACCCGTTGAATGTTCTATATGTCAGAAACGGTTCACGCAAAGGAATGCTCTTACAACGCACATGCGGCATCACACAGGAGAAAGACCTTTTGAATGCTCGGTTTGCCAGAAGAGATTTATGGCGAAGGTGCATCTCACCTCGCATATGCGCTCTCACACCGGTGAAAAGCCGTTCAAATGTTCCGTGTGTGATAAACATTTTCCACATCCTGGTAGTGTTTCTGTTCACATGCGAACACACACAGGTGAACGGCCATACGAATGTAAAGTATGCAAGAAAAGGTTTACACAGAGTTGTACTCTTTCAAGGCATTTGAAAACTCACCAAAATGAAGAGGAGGAAACTAAATCAGATTAA
- the LOC135156360 gene encoding zinc finger protein 260-like isoform X2, producing the protein MNYFSRAAASAGLPRPSEEVGYLIYCPTMEELEDTCMKELDPENDFEKDDKLHLQTIIARSRVKDEFATMRQSMTSIAGELHLEGASSSHQGHHEANRVLRAEGCINAVRSSSSPQHLSSDILNQNSSHLGDSTKVSTSSSSQQLGSNIVHHSSSSQHEGSINGVRPSSSPQHLSRNIVNHLNSSHFGDSTKVSTSSYSSNIVHHSSSSQHGCSINGVRPSSSLQHLSRNIVNHLNSSHFGDSTKVSTSSYSSNIVHHSSSSQHEGSINGVRSSSSFQHLSSIVNHLNSSHLGDSTKVSPSSSSQQLGSNIVNHSSSSQHGGSINGVRPSSSLQHLSSIVNHLNSSHLGDSTKVSTSSSTQQLGSNIVNHSNSSQNGGINTFSPSSSPQHLRSDLVNHSSSSEDSKGTVVDQSRQVNPMCTQISVCTARTSHHLGLSVEDLTDCSCNTCAILNVNEALRARKRSIEGAMENVRKCSFCNKEFKYRVHLERHLRTHTGEKPFKCSLCDKTFGQKESLKSHFVTHTGDKLHKCGICEKRFPQATGLHYHMKVHNGERHHECPVCKKKFIDRRGVKRHMITHTGEKPVECSICQKRFTQRNALTTHMRHHTGERPFECSVCQKRFMAKVHLTSHMRSHTGEKPFKCSVCDKHFPHPGSVSVHMRTHTGERPYECKVCKKRFTQSCTLSRHLKTHQNEEEETKSD; encoded by the exons ATGAACTACTTTAGCAGAGCGGCGGCCTCGGCTGGGCTACCCCGACCATCCGAAGAAGTCGGCTACTTGATCTACTGTCCAACTATGGAAGAATTGGAAGACACTTGTATGAAGGAATTGGACCCTGAAAACGACTTCGAGAAAGATGATAAACTTCACTTGCAGACTATCATTGCACGATCAAGAGTTAAAG ATGAATTTGCAACCATGAGACAGAGCATGACATCGATAGCAGGGGAGTTACACTTGGAAGGGGCATCATCCAGCCACCAAGGTCACCATGAAGCAAACCGTGTTTTAAGAGCAGAGGGTTGTATTAACGCGGTCCGTTCATCAAGTTCACCTCAACATCTGAGTAGTGACATATTGAATCAAAACTCGTCACATCTTGGGGATAGTACCAAGGTCAGTACATCAAGTTCATCCCAACAGCTAGGTAGTAACATCGTGCATCATTCAAGCTCGTCTCAGCATGAAGGTAGTATCAACGGGGTCCGTCCATCAAGTTCGCCTCAACATCTGAGTAGAAACATAGTGAATCATTTAAATTCGTCACATTTTGGGGATAGTACCAAGGTCAGTACATCAAGTTACTCGAGTAACATCGTGCATCATTCAAGCTCGTCTCAGCATGGATGTAGTATCAACGGGGTCCGTCCATCAAGTTCGCTTCAACATCTGAGTAGAAACATAGTGAATCATTTAAATTCGTCACATTTTGGGGATAGTACCAAGGTCAGTACATCAAGTTACTCGAGTAACATCGTGCATCATTCAAGCTCGTCTCAGCATGAAGGTAGTATCAACGGGGTCCGTTCATCAAGTTCGTTTCAACATCTGAGTAGTATAGTGAATCATTTAAACTCGTCACATCTCGGGGATAGTACCAAGGTCAGTCCATCAAGTTCCTCTCAACAACTAGGTAGTAACATCGTGAATCATTCAAGCTCGTCTCAGCATGGAGGTAGTATCAACGGGGTCCGTCCATCAAGTTCGCTTCAACATCTGAGTAGTATAGTGAATCATTTAAACTCGTCACATCTTGGGGATAGTACCAAGGTCAGTACATCAAGTTCAACCCAACAACTAGGTAGTAACATCGTGAATCATTCAAACTCGTCTCAAAATGGAGGTATTAACACGTTCAGTCCATCAAGTTCACCTCAACATCTAAGAAGTGACTTGGTGAATCATTCAAGCTCGTCTGAAGACAGTAAGGGAACAGTGGTTGATCAATCACGTCAAGTTAATCCTATGTGTACCCAGATCAGTGTGTGTACCGCCCGGACGTCCCATCACCTAGGACTGTCGGTAGAAGATTTAACCGATTGTTCTTGCAATACGTGTGCGATTCTGAATGTAAACGAAGCTCTCCGTGCTCGTAAAAGATCAATTGAGGGTGCGATGGAGAATGTTCGGAAGTGTTCCTTTTGCAACAAGGAATTCAAATACCGTGTTCACCTTGAGCGCCACTTACGAACCCACACCGGGGAGAAACCTTTCAAATGTTCACTCTGCGATAAGACGTTCGGGCAGAAGGAGAGTCTTAAGAGTCATTTCGTAACGCACACGGGAGACAAATTGCACAAGTGTGGCATTTGTGAGAAGCGGTTCCCACAGGCGACAGGTCTTCATTACCACATGAAAGTTCACAATGGAGAGCGCCACCACGAGTGTCCTGTCTGCAAGAAGAAGTTCATTGACAGAAGAGGAGTCAAAAGACACATGATAACGCACACTGGGGAGAAACCCGTTGAATGTTCTATATGTCAGAAACGGTTCACGCAAAGGAATGCTCTTACAACGCACATGCGGCATCACACAGGAGAAAGACCTTTTGAATGCTCGGTTTGCCAGAAGAGATTTATGGCGAAGGTGCATCTCACCTCGCATATGCGCTCTCACACCGGTGAAAAGCCGTTCAAATGTTCCGTGTGTGATAAACATTTTCCACATCCTGGTAGTGTTTCTGTTCACATGCGAACACACACAGGTGAACGGCCATACGAATGTAAAGTATGCAAGAAAAGGTTTACACAGAGTTGTACTCTTTCAAGGCATTTGAAAACTCACCAAAATGAAGAGGAGGAAACTAAATCAGATTAA